TACTTCACTATCATTCCAAAGTGCATTAGCCTTCAGTTTGATTCCACCATTATTGAATTTTATTAAAGGAGACAAATTAATATCAAATTCAACTCCCTTGCTATTAAAAGATGCCGCATTACGATAACTTCTGCCATAACCGGAAGACTCGGAAATGCTAACGTTGACAATTTGATCTGTATTTTTAGAGTAAAAATAAGTAGCTTGAAGAGTTAAGCGATTATTCCATAAACCAGCTTCGAAACCAGCTTCAGATGTATTAATTCTCTCGGGTTTTAAATTAGGATCATATGTAGTATTACCAGCTGTAACGCCAGAAACAGATCCGTAAGGGAATCCAGTATCAGCACGTTGAGAGAATGTAGCGGCCAACAAGTACGGAGTAATGTCTGCATTAGCAGTTTTCGTCCAAGCCCCTCTAATTTTCAAATAATTGAACGCATCAGATTTTAGTTCGGGGATTGCGTCTGTTAAAACGACCGCAGCATTTACGCCAGGATAGAAGTATGAGTTATTGTTCATACTTAATGTTGAGGTTTTATCCCAGCGCCCAGTTACTTCCACATTTGCCCAACTCTTATAATTTAAGCCAGCGCTAGCATAAGTTGAAAAGAGTCTCGATCTAAACCCGTCAGAAGAGCCTGTTAAATTTCCAACACGATTTTCGACATTATATAAGTCGCTAATCACCAGATTTGAAGCTCCCACATCTGTTGCACGATAATCATTTTGTCGAACATAAGTCCCTAATATACCGTTGAATTTAAAATCATCATCAATATTAAGATCAACATTTGCAAAAAAATCAGATGACAAAATTGTTTGATTGTAATTATATTCCTTGACTGATGCAGGTATCAAACTTTTATTTCTTTTGAGACCGAACGCTGTTGGCACAACACCCTGAGTTAAGTTTCTTTCAGCAATATTACGCGAATTTAAAGATGCTCTATAAGTAAAACTTAACCACTCAGTTGGCTTTAACCCCAGCTCTAAATTAGTGAGTAAATCTTGTTTTTTGCCATTTTTACGCCAATTTCCTAACGAAAAATAAGGATTTAAACCGTAATCGGTAAACCAATTATCATAAGTAGAAAAAGGGTCATTTAGATAATCTTTATATCTCAAAAGAGGAATATTTGCAGGGGTATTTATTAATTGGCTAAACAATCCAGAGTTTCCTCCAGTATTCTTTGCCGAATAATAATCTTCCTGACCTTTTTGATTATAAACACTATAATTTTGTTGAGAATAATTAAAGTTCAATCCAGCTCTAAAAATGCCATATTCTTTTTGTGAATTTAGACGTACGCCCGTCCTTCTATTTTTATCGCCTGGTACTATTCCTTTAACCTGAGAATCTTCTAAACTAAGATAAAAATCTTTCGAAACTAAAGAAAGATTGGTTTGATTAGTGACCCCTGTATCGTAGAATTTCTCTCTATCATCAACTGCTGAATAGGATATTTTTTGTCTTGATCCATCTGGAAGTGTTGGCCCCACCTCGACCATAGAACCGTCAAATGCAGGTCCCCAGTTCCAGTTTTCAATAGGATCATATACTCGCTCTCCTCCATCAGTATACCCTTGACCAAACTGCTTCTGCATTTTTGGAAAAAAGGATATATTTTGCCATTGCGTTGAGTGGCTAAGATTTATAGAAGGAGTATCGCTACTTTTCTTAGTAGTAACCATTATTACCCCGTTACGAGCATCTGGACCATAAATGGCAGCTGATGCTGCTCCTTTTAGTACGGATACGTTATCAATATCATTGGGGTTAATTGATGACAGATATTTGATATCCATCTGCACACCATCTAAAACTAAAAGTGGGTCATTTTTCCCTGTCAAAGATCGAATACCACGAAGATTAATTTTTACATCTTCGAATACTCCAGAATTTGTAGTAGTAACATTTAATCCGGATACCTTACCTTGAAGGCCATTGATAGTGTTAACTGCGCTGGCTTGAGTTACTGTTTTAGAGGAAATCTGATCCGCCGAATAACCAAGATCACGTTTCTCACGTTTAACACCTAGAGCAGTAACAATTACTTCTTCTAACTCTCTGTTAGAATCATCTAATGTAACATTAAAAGCAGATTGTCCTTCCTTAACGATCAAAGTTTTATCAGCAAATCCTACGGAACGAAATACGATAACTTTTCCTGTTGGTACAGATAGCGAATAATTACCATTCGCATCTGTTTGCGTGGCGACATTAGATCCTTGAACAGCAATCGTCACTCCAGCCAATGGCTTACCATCTGCTCCAGTTACTCGACCGCTTACTTTTTTCTCTTGCGCAAACGCAACAGAAGTAAGAATCATACTACCCACGAAAAAACTGAGTAATTTGTGTTTCATATGTTTATGTTTATTAAAAATGTTTATTCTTGATAATATACTTTGGTTAGCAATATACTTTCCAATAATTTATATATGTGTTATAGTTAGTAACGTTTTTCCTCGGATTGCTTCCACATGTTAAAAAACGTTAAATACAAAATTATAACTTTTTTTAACATTTGCAATGCAAGCATAATTTATTGATAACAATTAATTCACAAATAGAACTAAATAACTGAATAACAGTTTTTTAATTTTAAAAGTTTAATACACTTAAGTAACATTGTTACATTATTAAAGAAAACTATTTGCATCAAAACTTATCTGTTTATGTAAAATAATATATTAACTTTCCAACTTACTGTGAGATGGCCTTCCCTATTATCTTTAGGGTAAAAACTTCTTGCCCCCTATCCTCTAACTCGCCCCATTGGCGCTCGTACTGCCAAGTTAATCTTTTCCGTAGAGCTTCAGCACCAGCCATAAACATTTATCTCAATTCAAATACAAAAATATCGCACTCCATAAAGAAACGAATAGTGCAATAGGTCAACTCAAAATCCTTAGTGAGAATCTTTCTTCGTTCCTGCGCGCTGTTCTATTACTTAACTATCATTCTGCTTAAAAAAACTTATGGAAAGTAAACTTAGGCTCGCGCTATAGTCAATCTTGTGTGATCGTTGTGATAAACTAGTCAATATTGTGTGTTTGTTGTGTTACGCTATAGCCACCAATACGTCACCAATAGGTGACCAACTCTTACCTATCCCCCACCTTTGCTCGAATTTTCTTCGGGCAGGCTTCGAATCTCCCTCGAATCAAATTCGAAGAACAGCCGAGGAAAATGCGAGTCCAGTTCTATAAAAGGCAGGAGTTAATAGGGAATTGGTCGGGAAAAAGTCGCCGGAAGGTGGTACCTCTATCTCCAAGTCACGTGGTCTTTGACAGCACTTTAAAATTCCTTTCGCACATGTTTGAGACACGTTTGCCTCCCTTCGAATGGGCCTTGGCAGAGCTTCAAGTATATTTTTTTACTGGTAGCCGAAGCCCTATCGAATAACTGTGGAACCATTTCCGAAGAGGAGTCGAGCTGCATTTTACAGATAGATATGGAACTACTATCGGCTACTCAGCTGTACTTATTTGACATATCAAACTATCGTTTAAAGCGTGATCGCTTTGAACAGAAAATTTGCCAAACCACATACAGCGAAATTTCTTTCAAACACTGATTGAAGAACGTGTCAAAAATACTACAAAGATATTGGAATAGTATAACTCACAGCCACAGGCTCTCCTTGCAGTCTACCTGGCTTCCAAGGACCAACAGCCTGAATCGCTGTTGTAATCGCGCTACTGACCTTAATAGGAATATCCTGATCATATTTAAATTTACTGAGCCTACCATCTTTGTTGACAATAAATGTCACGTTAACAAGCCTAGACTTCAATTGAGTAATTAAATTGTCCGATATATCGATCTGCCGATAAACGGCTTCCATAAACTGCTTCAATTTAAGCGGAAGAATCGGTGCCGATTCCTTCGTCTCAGCATCGTATAAAATAACCTCTCCATTGGAACGAAATCTTTTTCCGCTCTGAAGAACACCACCTAAATACTGTTCTTCATAACGGCTTCCCATATTAAAACCTTCCCATCTACCATCTTTTTCGTTATCTTTAAGCTCACCTTCAAAATAAGCTCCATCCGAATAATCCAGTCGAAGGAATCCGGTCCCGCGCTTCAAGAGATAATTTCCCAAAGAATCCATATACAACAAGTGATATGGTTTTGTCATTCTCGAACCCGTAAAGGGATTTTGTGCAGTGTCAATATGCGTCACGAGCATTTTCAATTTTCCTGTCGGATAATAATAGTATGAAGAATCCGTAGGCACACCGTCTGCATCAAATTTCTCTAAGCTTTTCAACTGTCCATTTGGATAGTAGACTGTCGACTCCCCGACATAATTCCACCCGAAAAACCCAACTGTGCTATCTCGGCTATAAGCGAAGGATTTGATGGAATCCGTATCTGTATAGTAGCTAACAATATTAAAAAATCGACTTGATTGATCTCCAACAGGAACAATACATTGGTAAGTATGGGACTCTAGTTTTGTCTTAACAGGATTCCCCGATTTATCAAAGTAATTCACTATCGTATCGCTAATAAAAACTTTCCCCCTTGCTTTCGAAGAAAATGCTTCTGTAATCGCTCCTATAAAAATAAGCACAATTAAAAATAAAGTCGATCTTTTCATAAATATGACAACGTTAAAGGACGAAAATACGGCTTTATATAATAACACCAAATCAAAAAAGCGGCAATTTCTTTCGAAATTGCCGCTTTTATAACCATATGTCTAAAAGACTACTTAACGTCCCACCATACTGGTACTGTAATCGCTTTCGTACCTGGATAGTTTAAGTTAGTTGTTAACTCCGTATTCGGATACAACAAACGCTGAGGCATTTCACCATTAGCCAAAATGGATGCTTTTGATTGAATCAAGAATGTAGGATATCCTGTTCTTCTGTATTCAGTCCATGCTTCAAAATTTTGGAAACCATTCATTGCATAATATTTCTGCGTAATGATTGCTTCTAATTGTTTTGAGGCATCTGTTGGAAATTTACCAGCAGCAGCTAAATATTCAGTTAATCCTTCCGCGCCTAAGTAGTTAAATGACGCAGTAACACCTTCATTATACAGTGTAGCAACACTTCCTGTCCCCCATCCTTTCAAAGCAGCCTCGGCTTGTAAGAATTTGCTTTCAGCAATAGAGAATAATTTTACAGGAGCGATTGCAGAAGCTGTATTTTTCGCATTTGCCCCAGTTACTGGTGAAGGAGCGGAGACTAATTTTGTGTTTTGTCCTCGGAAGTCCCCCTGTTCTAAGTAAGCTACTGTATCTTGCAATGTTACATTATCAGCTTTTAACAGTCTATTATACAATGCAAATGATCTTTTATCCTTATTTGCTGCAAATGCTTTTACAGCAGTTCCACTCGCAACTACATTTTGAACATATTTTAAACCAACCATTTCTGTATAGAAAGGATTTTGGTTACCACCTGTTGTCGTAAATGTGATGGAAACATCCTCATTTAAAAATGTGGGATTTGTCGCATACAATGCTTTAATACCTGCTTGAGCGGTCGCAGCATCTACGTTTGAAATACGTAAATAAGCTTTCAATTTCAAGGTATTTGCAAACGCGATCCAAGATGTTTTATCTCCGCCAAACAACATATCTTGTTCTCCCGGTGTAGTACCAAGATTACCTTTCAATAACTCAACACCTTTATCAATACTTTCGAAAATACTGTTGTATACCTCTTTTTGTGTTTGATATTTTGGACTTAAGTTCGTTGCTCCTTGCAGCGCTTCATCTAACGGAATATCTCCAAAAGCATCAGTCGCTACTTGCAATGTATATGCTTTCAACAAATACGCCATACCAATTGTATAGTTGTTTGCACCACGCTCCGAATTAATGATGATTTCAGCATTGTTGAGTGCACTTCTATAGATAGTTGACCAAATACGATCCGTTGCTGTATTTTTGAGGTTATACTGATCAATAGTTTGATACTGCGACGATGATGGAGCCTGTGTCCAATATTGCGCCCACAAACCACCATATACTTGAAGCTGATTACCTACGATCTGGCTTAACGAAGCTTCAACTGTCGGCAGCAAGAGGTTTGGTTCTACTTTTTCTGGGTTATTTGGATTTTCATTAACATCCAAATATTTATTACAACTTGTAAATGCTACGGATCCAACCAATGCAGCAAAAACAAACTTTTTAATATTCTTGTTCATTTTATTATTCTTTATAGTTTAGAAGGATACCTTCACATTGATACCATAGTTACGCAAAGACGGCTGAGCGGTATAGTCAAAACCTTGTGCATTTCCAGCACCAGCAGAATTTACTTCTGGATCTGCATATTTATTTTCGCTTGGCGTCCAGATAAACAGGTTATTACCAAATACACCGACAGTTACATCACCAAAAGGCGTATTTTTTAGCATATCTTTTTTGAATTTATAAGAGATAGCCAAGTTGCGCAACTTCACATAAGAAGCATCTACCACATTCATACCCGCCTCCAAATATGGATAGTAATCCACTTTGTCATAAGTTGCCGTCGTATTTACAACAGAATTACCATTTGCATCTAAGTAAACAGAGTTAGGGAAGATTTGACCAAAACGCTCACCTCCTGTTTCTGCAGACGTACCTGTGAATGCCATGATATCTTTAGTACGTGAATAGAATACACCTCCATGCTTCATGTCAAATAACGTGGTTAATGACCAGCCTTTGTAATTTAAAGTCGTTCCTAATGAGGCTTGGAATTTAGGATTATAACTTCCTAAATACTTTGCTTCAGAAGTAGGTACTGGTAAACCTGTTTCTTGGTCAACGATAGTTCTACCTTGTGCATCAGTGGCATTTGTCACAGCATAAAATTCACCGTAAGGGCGTCCTTTAGCGGCAACGATAGACATACCTGAGAAACCACCTAAAGAAACTTGATCAATACCATCCATCAATTCAACAACTTTATTGTTGTTTTTAGTGAAAGTACCCATCAATTCCCAGCTGAAGTTTTCTGTTTTCACTGGTGTCCCACGCAACGCAAGTTCAACACCTGAAGTTTTTAATCTTGCCGGCATTAACAACATTGAATCCGTAACCTGTCGAATTTGCAATAGGAATTGCTAAGATTTGATTTTTCGAGTTGTTATTGTAGTAACTAAAATCAACAGTTAAACGATTTCTAAAGAAACCCAATTCTGCACCTACTTCAGCTGATGTAGTGATTTCCGGTTTCAACTCTGCATTTCCTAAAGTCGATCCAGACATGAATGCAGACACATTACCAAATGGGAAAGTTGTCGTTCCGAATCCACCATTGATCTCGCCTCTAGAGAATGTTGTCAACAATTGATATGGATCTGTATCCGACCCAACTTTAGCATAGTTAGCACGCAATTTACCGTAAGAAAGGATTCTCTTCGCGTCTTGGCTTAACAACTCAGAGAATACAAATGAACCACTCACACTTGGGTAAAAGAATGAATTGTTTTTCTTCGGCAAGGTAGACGACCAGTCGTTACGTGCTGTCGCTTGTAAGTATAAGAAATTTTTGTATGACAAGTTCAAATCCGCATAAAGCCCAACCAACCGGCGTTTTGACCATGAATCTTCGATCAAGTTCAATGGCCCATTAGAGTTCGCTAAATTATAAAAACCGGGCTGTACCAAACCTCCACTTTCGTTGGTCGCTGTACTTAAATTTGTAACATTACGCTGACGAATGTTGTTACCCAACATTAATGATCCTTTAAAATCTTGATTAAAGTCATGGCTAGCAGTAACCATAAAATCATGAATGATCTCTGTTACATTGTATTGATCGATACGGTACTCCCCATTGTCAATTAAATCGTTAGCTGTCGAATAATTACCTGAGGTTTTATCGATCGGTGTAAAATTATATTTTGGAGATTCGGAGCGTCTGCGGTCAGTATAATGATCTACCCCTACACGCTCTTTGAAATCCAACCATTCAAATGGCTTATAACCGACGTTAAAATTACCCAGAATGCGATTTACATTATTATAATTGTTGTAATTTGCTAATGTCCAATATGGATTCATAGAATAAGCTCCATAATAGCCATACTCATTACTATGGTTTAGACCATTTGCATCGACATAACCATAGCCATTATATGGATTGCTTAAATCTTTCATGTCAGCAACAGGAATATCACGCGGAGTTTGTAACAAGTTATTATATACAGACGAATTTCCTTGTCCCCCGCCTACGTTGTTCGAGTTAATCTGACTATAGTTCGCTGAAATTCCCGCGTAAAATTTATTGGAGAATTCAGTCTGACCATTGAAACGAACACCATATTTATTGTAGTTATCTTTGCTTCCAGGATAAACACCATTTGAGTTCAAAGAATTTAGGCCCAAATAGAAGGAAGACTTTTCACTACCACCCGAGAAACCTAAATTATTATCTGTTGCAAATCCAGTATTAAAAAAATCCCTAACGTTATCTTTAACAGCAGAATATGGCTTTGTTTGTCTTATGCCATTTACAGCTTGTCCCCATTCCTGTGTTTTCCCAGTAAAAGGAGCTCCCCAAGACCAGTTTTCCTTTGGATCATTGACAAAAACCAGGTCTCCATTTTTAGTATAGCCAGAGTAACCTTGACCATATTCGTTCTGAAACTCAGGTAATTTTAAAATAGAAGAAAATGTATTTGTTGTATTGAAAGTAATATCTGTTTTTCCGCCGCCTCTTTTACCTGTTTTAGTAGTAATGATCAAAGCTCCATTGGATGCACGCGATCCATATAACGCTGCTGCAGCCGGACCTTTCAAGATGGTCATCGATGCAATATCATCAGGGTTGATATCATTACCGCGGTTACCAAAATCTACACTTGATAATGATGAACCACCACCGATTACACTGGAGTTGTCAATAGGAACACCGTCGACAACAATTAAGGCTTGGTTATTCCCTGAGATAGACGAACCGCCACGCAAAACGACACGAGATGAACTACCTGGAGAATTTGACGTTGATGTAATATTCACACCTGCAACCTTACCAGCTAATGCATTGATAGCACTTGAATTTTGACCTGACCGTAATTCCTCGTTGTTCAAGGTCGGTGCTGAATAACCTAATGTTCTCTTTTCTCTTTTGATAGCATTGGCAGTTACCACCACCTCTTCAAGCGCATTGTCATGATTTTCCAAAGAAACATTGAACACCGTGTTGTTGTTATTCACAATAATGGTTTTATCGTCAAAACCAACGGAACGGAATACAACAACTTTGCCTGCCGGTACATTCAATGAATAATTACCATTAGTATCGGTCTGTGTAGCCTGATTAGTACCTTGTACAACTACTGTTACCCCTGGTATAGCTTTACCGTCAGCAGATGTAACACGACCACTAATCTTTTTTTCCTGAGCGAATGCGACCGAAGTCAGAATCATTCCGCCAACAAGAAAACTTAGTAATGTTTGTTTCATGTTTTAGTTAGTTAATTTTATTATTTTTTCTAATCCTATATATTGATATAAATTATATCCGTTCACACAACTGTCCAAACATAAATTGTCTAGACAATAAAACCGCAACCTATCAAATAGACTATTGCAGTTCATTTTTTAACAGTTGAAAATATTATTGAAAAGCAGCCCTAGGTAGATGCAGGGCAATTCTTAGATAAATATCCAGCTGTAAATTTGCTCTTTTCAGCATTTACAGTAAATAATAGTTAGTGCGATTTTTATTAGCGGTGTCAAATATAGAAACCCCAAGTTGTTTTTACAAGTTTTTTAACATAATCCCTCAAAATCAGTAAATACCGCAATAATTGGAAGTCAAATTTGCAAATTGTTACTAAAGAATCATTTTAGAATAAAAACTAATCAAAACAACCTCAAACAGAATTTTATACGGAATCCGATATATTTAACAAAACATTAACAATGCTACAAGAAATCTTTGAGACATCATTCTTTAAACTATCAAATATAAAAGATACTTAATTTATAACAATTCTAAACATACATCAGTAGAATGAAAACCAGACTTTCATGACCTTATGTCGATCCGTAACAATGAAGGGAAACAAAAAATCTCATCTGGTCGATAGCACTTTAAAATCAAAAAAAAGACACTCTACCTTCTCAGGCTGAGCGTCTTTCATTTTTTTATGAAATAAGTCCAGAGACGACTTATTTATTGATATCTAATCAATATATTCGAATTTAGTGTAAGGCACCAAAACTGCCGGAATCTTAATTCCCTTTTCAGTTTGATTATTTTCTAATATCGCAGCTACAATACGTGGCAAAGCCAATGCTGAACCATTTAAGGTATGTGCCAGTTGCATCTTGCCATCGGCATTTTTAAAACGGACTTTCAAACGATTCGCTTGATAAGTTTCAAAATTGGAAACGGAAGATACCTCTAACCAACGTTTCTGAGCAGAACTATACACTTCCATGTCATAGGTCAATGCAGAAGTAAAACTCATATCTCCACCGCAAAGGCGCAATACACGATAAGGCAGCTCCAATTTCTGCAACAGCCCCTGTACGTATAAACTCATCTCTTCCAGCACTTCATACGACCTTTCGGGATGTACGATCTGCACCGTCTCTACTTTGTCAAATTGATGCAAACGGTTTAATCCACGTACATGTGCTCCATA
The genomic region above belongs to Sphingobacterium zeae and contains:
- a CDS encoding SusC/RagA family TonB-linked outer membrane protein, whose translation is MKHKLLSFFVGSMILTSVAFAQEKKVSGRVTGADGKPLAGVTIAVQGSNVATQTDANGNYSLSVPTGKVIVFRSVGFADKTLIVKEGQSAFNVTLDDSNRELEEVIVTALGVKREKRDLGYSADQISSKTVTQASAVNTINGLQGKVSGLNVTTTNSGVFEDVKINLRGIRSLTGKNDPLLVLDGVQMDIKYLSSINPNDIDNVSVLKGAASAAIYGPDARNGVIMVTTKKSSDTPSINLSHSTQWQNISFFPKMQKQFGQGYTDGGERVYDPIENWNWGPAFDGSMVEVGPTLPDGSRQKISYSAVDDREKFYDTGVTNQTNLSLVSKDFYLSLEDSQVKGIVPGDKNRRTGVRLNSQKEYGIFRAGLNFNYSQQNYSVYNQKGQEDYYSAKNTGGNSGLFSQLINTPANIPLLRYKDYLNDPFSTYDNWFTDYGLNPYFSLGNWRKNGKKQDLLTNLELGLKPTEWLSFTYRASLNSRNIAERNLTQGVVPTAFGLKRNKSLIPASVKEYNYNQTILSSDFFANVDLNIDDDFKFNGILGTYVRQNDYRATDVGASNLVISDLYNVENRVGNLTGSSDGFRSRLFSTYASAGLNYKSWANVEVTGRWDKTSTLSMNNNSYFYPGVNAAVVLTDAIPELKSDAFNYLKIRGAWTKTANADITPYLLAATFSQRADTGFPYGSVSGVTAGNTTYDPNLKPERINTSEAGFEAGLWNNRLTLQATYFYSKNTDQIVNVSISESSGYGRSYRNAASFNSKGVEFDINLSPLIKFNNGGIKLKANALWNDSEVTSIYKQQELNQLQIGGYTAAGNYAIVGLPAFVMRGNDYVRDDQGRIIVSSTTGRPSTSSQNVNFGRTLPKWIIGLNPSVNWKNFNLSALFEHKGGYVASFFGLGSDMAWTGVSEATAYNDRNPFILPNSVIADPSNPGKYIENTTAKIGEGNNNPIEAYYTGEFKNTASNFIVSANNWRLREVSLSYDVPSQWLSSRQKVVKGLSVALVGRNLALWLSKDNRFLDPEFDSMPDYQNAYGNVNSNANPPVRNFGFTVNAKF
- a CDS encoding SusD/RagB family nutrient-binding outer membrane lipoprotein: MNKNIKKFVFAALVGSVAFTSCNKYLDVNENPNNPEKVEPNLLLPTVEASLSQIVGNQLQVYGGLWAQYWTQAPSSSQYQTIDQYNLKNTATDRIWSTIYRSALNNAEIIINSERGANNYTIGMAYLLKAYTLQVATDAFGDIPLDEALQGATNLSPKYQTQKEVYNSIFESIDKGVELLKGNLGTTPGEQDMLFGGDKTSWIAFANTLKLKAYLRISNVDAATAQAGIKALYATNPTFLNEDVSITFTTTGGNQNPFYTEMVGLKYVQNVVASGTAVKAFAANKDKRSFALYNRLLKADNVTLQDTVAYLEQGDFRGQNTKLVSAPSPVTGANAKNTASAIAPVKLFSIAESKFLQAEAALKGWGTGSVATLYNEGVTASFNYLGAEGLTEYLAAAGKFPTDASKQLEAIITQKYYAMNGFQNFEAWTEYRRTGYPTFLIQSKASILANGEMPQRLLYPNTELTTNLNYPGTKAITVPVWWDVK
- a CDS encoding SusC/RagA family TonB-linked outer membrane protein, translating into MKQTLLSFLVGGMILTSVAFAQEKKISGRVTSADGKAIPGVTVVVQGTNQATQTDTNGNYSLNVPAGKVVVFRSVGFDDKTIIVNNNNTVFNVSLENHDNALEEVVVTANAIKREKRTLGYSAPTLNNEELRSGQNSSAINALAGKVAGVNITSTSNSPGSSSRVVLRGGSSISGNNQALIVVDGVPIDNSSVIGGGSSLSSVDFGNRGNDINPDDIASMTILKGPAAAALYGSRASNGALIITTKTGKRGGGKTDITFNTTNTFSSILKLPEFQNEYGQGYSGYTKNGDLVFVNDPKENWSWGAPFTGKTQEWGQAVNGIRQTKPYSAVKDNVRDFFNTGFATDNNLGFSGGSEKSSFYLGLNSLNSNGVYPGSKDNYNKYGVRFNGQTEFSNKFYAGISANYSQINSNNVGGGQGNSSVYNNLLQTPRDIPVADMKDLSNPYNGYGYVDANGLNHSNEYGYYGAYSMNPYWTLANYNNYNNVNRILGNFNVGYKPFEWLDFKERVGVDHYTDRRRSESPKYNFTPIDKTSGNYSTANDLIDNGEYRIDQYNVTEIIHDFMVTASHDFNQDFKGSLMLGNNIRQRNVTNLSTATNESGGLVQPGFYNLANSNGPLNLIEDSWSKRRLVGLYADLNLSYKNFLYLQATARNDWSSTLPKKNNSFFYPSVSGSFVFSELLSQDAKRILSYGKLRANYAKVGSDTDPYQLLTTFSRGEINGGFGTTTFPFGNVSAFMSGSTLGNAELKPEITTSAEVGAELGFFRNRLTVDFSYYNNNSKNQILAIPIANSTGYGFNVVNAGKIKNFRC